From Motacilla alba alba isolate MOTALB_02 chromosome 20, Motacilla_alba_V1.0_pri, whole genome shotgun sequence, the proteins below share one genomic window:
- the EMILIN3 gene encoding EMILIN-3 has translation MRRARALRRRGALLACLSLGTLLALADAKGAFYPPAAPLPYGGRYSLYTAGSSPQLGPGKPVGKHKSYCAYVVQRNVTCTLQDGAESYVKAEYHKCSWGPKCPGKVLYRTFFRPKYKIGYKTVTELSWRCCPGFMGEGCHDSPTDQPGLLPQHPSPKMPPGQKMFPMPRLPPYPKSHPDLFPGPKKNQYGRKLPGLFGDRLDRLEEEVRRLSQSYDSLHTMVSGLGDRLRLAIQEDTTKMIGSLMNSPGTPDSSVGFGIIPDGLVDVADKADIATYPPVGEILTKVTEVSDVLKTKADLLHEVRGMVLDHDGQIKHLLESARPSPLTSIDLLEEYVDTRLSNLRGELLDGFEKKLGKIQTTCDFRIQEVRQQCEEEKAANLRLQQTLDGKELEIKKEISQLETQIQGLTVVESCCSNLDYLTDRMNILEKGLHSISESQKNLHSRLDGEISTVTLGNLFEGRFEDLEARLNATERETGSCCSDIEDSMKGTVVAEVDGMRTAFEDKMQTLEDRFMTIVGELNNVSSPMGMDGAVVPVLEGELASMRKRTDETLEALQNRLITLESTCSLGCTSASKDVETFRTEIEDCQNKNQDLLLRMDSSYDLLRKLNATILEIQRRIEEEASGALQGEITLLKINLNTVSKSLTGLKDSVSQYSDTMTHVNSSLDEHERKIEDEVHSIQEKVNDQGSQLFFSNRRVLNLKGDLERLKARIVSDLSSCKNVAHGLQQEVSRFDERVARVESACGRLGAITGSLDDIREELEKHTGSLWDYMDHMNGTLAAHSQEITGLKDNLLDCQAKVSELAEQVGHLEEKAERRQH, from the exons ATGCGGCGGGCGCGGGCGCTGCGCCGCCGCGGAGCGCTGCTCgcctgcctctccctggggACGCTGCTGGCCCTCGCCGACGCCAAGGGTGCCTTCTacccccccgccgcccccctGCCCTACGGCGGCAGGTACAGCCTCTACACGGCCGGCTCCAGCCCGCAGCTCGGCCCCGGCAAGCCCGTGGGCAAGCACAA GAGCTACTGTGCCTACGTGGTGCAGCGCAATGTGACGTGCACGCTGCAGGACGGCGCCGAGAGCTACGTCAAGGCTGAGTACCACAAGTGCAGCTGGGGACCCAAGTGCCCAGGGAAAGTGCT GTACCGCACCTTCTTCAGGCCCAAATACAAGATTGGATACAAGACAGTGACCGAGCTGTCCTGGAGGTGCTGCCCGGGCTTCATGGGAGAAGGGTGCCATGACAGCCCGACAGACCAGCCTGGCCTTCTGCCCCAGCATCCCAGCCCTAAAATGCCCCCTGGGCAAAAGATGTTTCCAATGCCCAGACTTCCTCCCTATCCCAAAAGCCACCCTGACCTGTTTCCAGGACCAAAGAAGAATCAATATG gcaggaagCTGCCCGGCCTCTTCGGGGACCGCCTGGATcggctggaggaggaggtgaggcGCCTTTCCCAGTCCTACGACAGCCTGCACACCATGGTCAGTGGGCTGGGGGACCGCCTGCGGCTGGCCATCCAGGAGGACACCACCAAGATGATTGGCTCCCTGATGAACAGCCCGGGCACGCCAGACTCGTCCGTGGGCTTCGGCATCATTCCCGACGGCCTGGTGGATGTGGCAGACAAAGCCGACATCGCCACGTACCCTCCCGTAGGGGAGATCCTGACCAAAGTGACCGAGGTGAGCGACGTGCTGAAAACCAAGGCAGATCTGCTGCACGAGGTCCGGGGCATGGTCCTGGACCACGACGGGCAGATCAAGCACCTGCTGGAATCCGCCCGGCCCTCGCCCCTCACCTCCATCGACCTGCTAGAGGAGTATGTGGACACGAGGCTGAGCAACCTGCGTGGAGAGCTGCTCGACGGCTTCGAGAAGAAGCTGGGCAAGATCCAGACCACGTGTGATTTCCGCATCCAAGAGGTGCGGCAGCAGTGCGAGGAGGAGAAAGCCGCCAACCTGCGGCTGCAGCAGACGCTggatgggaaggagctggagatcAAGAAAGAGATCTCTCAGCTGGAGACCCAGATCCAAGGGCTGACAGTGGtggaaagctgctgcagcaacCTGGACTACCTCACCGATCGCATGAACATCCTTGAGAAAGGCCTTCACAGCATCTCCGAGTCCCAGAAGAACCTGCACTCACGCCTAGATGGAGAAATCTCCACCGTCACACTAGGGAACCTCTTTGAAGGGCGCTTCGAGGACCTGGAAGCCAGGCTCAATGCTACAGAGAGGGaaactgggagctgctgctctgataTAGAGGACAGCATGAAAGGCACAGTGGTGGCAGAGGTGGATGGCATGAGGACTGCCTTTGAAGACAAAATGCAGACCTTGGAGGACAGGTTCATGACCATCGTGGGGGAGCTGAACAATGTCAGTTCTCCCATGGGCATGGACGGAGCAGTGGTGCCTGTGCTGGAAGGGGAGCTTGCCAGCATGAGGAAACGGACGGATGAGACACTGGAGGCATTGCAGAATCGCCTCATCACGCTGGAGAGCACCTgttccctgggctgcacctcTGCCTCCAAAGATGTGGAGACCTTTCGGACAGAGATTGAGGACTGCCAGAACAAGAACCAGGACCTGCTCCTCCGGATGGACAGCAGTTATGACCTCCTGCGCAAGCTGAACGCCACCATCCTGGAGATCCAGCGGCGAATCGAGGAGGAAGCATCGGGGGCTTTGCAAGGGGAGATCACCTTGCTGAAGATCAACCTGAACACTGTCAGCAAGTCTCTGACGGGGCTCAAGGACTCTGTCTCCCAGTACTCAGACACCATGACACATGTCAACTCCTCACTAGATGAGCACGAGCGGAAGATTGAGGATGAGGTCCACTCCATCCAGGAGAAGGTCAACGACCAAGGttctcagcttttcttcagcAACCGCCGTGTCCTGAACCTCAAGGGAGACCTGGAGCGACTCAAAGCCAGGATTGTCAGCGACCTGAGCTCCTGCAAGAACGTGGCCCATGGCCTGCAGCAGGAAGTCTCTCGCTTCGACGAGCGGGTGGCGCGGGTGGAGAGCGCCTGCGGCAGGCTGGGGGCCATCACCGGCAGCCTGGACGACATCAGGGAGGAACTGGAGAAACACACGGGCAGTCTGTGGGACTACATGGACCACATGAACGGGACACTGGCTGCCCACTCTCAGGAAATAACAGGACTGAAGGACAACTTGCTTGACTGCCAAGCCAAGGTCTCTGAGCTGGCGGAGCAGGTTGGGCACttggaggagaaggcagagaggaggcagcaTTAG